The Acanthochromis polyacanthus isolate Apoly-LR-REF ecotype Palm Island chromosome 2, KAUST_Apoly_ChrSc, whole genome shotgun sequence genome contains a region encoding:
- the tcf12 gene encoding transcription factor 12 isoform X5, whose translation MYCAYPVPGMGSNSLMYYYNGKSVYAPSPNSEDFNRDSPSYSSPKPSSSMFASTFFDGTHSSSDPWNSSNGISQPGYGGMLAGSSSHMPQSGNYSSLHSHDRLNYPAHSVSPDINASLPPMSSFHRSNTSTSPFVTAAHNSSVNTADGVMAAPNRGTATGSSQTGDALGKALASIYSPDHTSSSFPSNPSTPVGSPSPLTATAGAASAGTVVTAAGTPSGRPGTNQWPRAGGQTPSSPNYENSLHSLKNRVHQQLHEHLQDAMSFLKDVCESRMEDRLDRLDDAILVLRNHAVGSTTSLPSDIHSLLGQAQNGPITAIGPNFPASALVPGRTAAMQGGDDAASLNNSHGGLPSAGSTSSTELNHQVETFRALASGLAGQLPSTLELKVEKQDKDDMHDSLSTDDKSDDESDKRDMKTPRAGPRTSSHSITEDEDLNPEQKAERERERRMANNARERLRVRDINEAFKELGRMCQLHLKSEKPQTKLLILHQAVAVILSLEQQVRERNLNPKAACLKRREEEKVSGGSSDAQQGHTGVHPGLTDTSNPMGHL comes from the exons ATGTATTGCGCCTACCCTGTCCCTGGAATGGGCAGTAACTCTTTAATGTATTACTACAACGGGAAATCG GTGTACGCACCGTCTCCAAACTCAGAAGACTTCAACAGAGATTCCCCTTCTTACTCTTCTCCTAAACCATCCAGCAGTATGTTTGCAAGCACTTTCTTTG ATGGTACCCACAGTTCGTCTGACCCGTGGAATTCGTCCAATGGTATCAGTCAGCCCGGCTATGGGGGAATGCTCGCAGGATCTTCATCTCACATGCCACAGTCGGGAAACTACAGCAGCCTGCACTCACACGACCGTTTG AATTATCCTGCACACTCAGTCTCTCCAGACATCAATGCCAGTCTTCCTCCCATGTCCAGCTTCCACCGGAGCAACACCAGCACTTCACCATTCGTCACCGCGGCACACAACTCCTCCGTCAACACAGCCGACGGGGTCATGG CTGCTCCAAATCGGGGGACTGCCACTGGAAGCTCACAGACTGGAGATGCACTGGGCAAGGCTTTAGCCTCG ATTTACTCACCtgaccacactagcagtagtttTCCATCCAATCCGTCGACACCTGTGGGCTCTCCTTCACCTCTGACAGCCACAGCAGGTGCTGCCTCAGCAGGTACCGTGGTGACTGCTGCCGGCACCCCGTCTGGAAGGCCAG GAACCAACCAGTGGCCCCGTGCTGGTGGACAGACGCCTTCCTCTCCGAATTATGAGAACTCCCTTCACTCATTG AAAAACAGAGTTCATCAGCAGTTACATGAGCATCTCCAGGATGCCATGTCTTTCTTAAAGGATGTCTGCGAG TCTCGAATGGAGGATCGTCTGGACAGATTGGATGATGCAATCCTCGTTCTGAGGAACCATGCAGTGGGCTCCACCACCAGTCTGCCCAGCGACATACACAGTCTGCTGGGACAGGCGCAAAATGGGCCAATAACAGCCATTGGGCCAAACTTTCCTGCCTCTGCATTGGTTCCAGGCCGGACTGCAGCAATG CAGGGAGGCGATGATGCTGCCAGCCTGAACAACAGCCACGGAGGTCTGCCCAGCGCCGGCTCCACGTCCAGCACCGAGCTCAACCACCAAGTGGAGACGTTCAGAG CCCTCGCTTCAGGCCTGGCAGGACAGCTACCGTCTACTTTAGAGCTGAAGGTGGAGAAGCAGGACAAAGACGACATGCACGACAGCCTCTCCACCGACGACAAGTCAGATGACGAGAGCGACAAAAGAGATATGAAGACACCCAGAGCAGGCCCACGCACAAG CTCCCACAGTATCACTGAGGACGAGGACCTAAACCCAGAGCAGAAGGCTGAACGGGAGCGTGAGAGGAGGATGGCGAACAACGCCCGCGAACGCCTGAGGGTGCGAGACATCAACGAGGCCTTCAAGGAGCTGGGTCGTATGTGTCAGCTGCACCTGAAAAGCGAGAAGCCCCAGACTAAACTGCTCATCCTCCATCAGGCTGTGGCCGTCATTCTTAGCTTGGAGCAGCAAGTCAGAG AGCGGAATTTGAACCCCAAAGCAGCCTGCCTTAAGAGAAGGGAGGAGGAAAAAGTGTCCGGAGGCTCCAGTGACGCCCAGCAAGGCCACACAGGAGTCCATCCAGGCCTGACCGACACATCCAACCCCATGGGCCACCTCTGA